The stretch of DNA TTTCATGACCTATCTGAGGGGGATTGCCCTCCTATCTGACGACCGGTTTTGACCGGTTTTTGCTTGTTGGTCCGACGAAGTCGTGATATATCAAGAAAAATTGATTTATCTAAATCGACAAGGCGGATGAATGTGTTGACCACCCTCAAGGCTCTATCCGATGCGACCCGCTTGCGTTTGGTCGGGGTTCTCTCCCGCGGAGAGTTCACCGTGCAGGAATTGACCACCATCCTGGGCATGGGGCAGTCGCGTATTTCCCGGCATTTGAAGATTCTCCTCGAGGCCGGAATCCTTTCGGTCAAGCGCCAGGGGACCTGGGGATATTATCGGCTCGCTGGGGGCAACAGCCTGCTTGGCGAGATCTGGCCGAGTCTCTAATCGAGACAGGGCAACCTGGAGGGGCATCTGCAGGACCTCGAAGGATTGTCGCGCGTTCTCGAAGAGAGGCGCCGAAAGAGTCGGGTGTTCTTCGATCGGCATGCCCGGCAATGGGACGAGTTGACCTCACGCATCCTGGCCTTGCCCCCATACCGTCGTGACCTTCTCGACAGCATTCGGCCCTGCAGGGCTCTGCTGGAAGCCGGAGTCGGCACGGGAGCCTTGCTGGGGGGGCTGTGTGAAAAGGCGCCGCTGGTCGTTGCCGTCGACCACTCCGCGGCGATGCTCGAAAAGGCCCGGGAACGCGCAGACGAAGAATGCCTCGAAGGGGTCGATTTTCGGCTCGGCGAGCTGTCTCATCTCCCACTTTCAGACGGGGAGGTGGAGGTGGCTCTTCTCAATATGGTGCTCCACCATTCTCCGCGGCCGGCCGTGGTCTTCAAGGAGTTGAGCAGGGTGCTTTCCCCGACCGGCGTCCTGGTCATTGCCGACCTGCGGCGACACGACATGGAATGGGTACGGGAGCGCCTCGCCGATCAGTGGCTCGGTTTTGAACGGTCCGAACTGGAGGGTTGGCTGGCGGCAGGCGGGTTTCAGGTGGAACGGTACAGGGACATTGACAGCCCGGGGGGCCAAGGCGTGTTTCTCCTTTCGGCCCGCAAGGATGGCCCTGTTTAGTGCAGGTTTTCTAAGGGATCTGAAATTTAAGAAAAAGGAGCAGGAATGACCATGCAAACAATTAAAAAAGCAGTAGATTTCAAGGTGGCCGATCTGGGGCAGGCCGAGTT from Desulfuromonas sp. encodes:
- a CDS encoding metalloregulator ArsR/SmtB family transcription factor, which codes for MNVLTTLKALSDATRLRLVGVLSRGEFTVQELTTILGMGQSRISRHLKILLEAGILSVKRQGTWGYYRLAGGNSLLGEIWPSL
- a CDS encoding methyltransferase domain-containing protein, with product MFFDRHARQWDELTSRILALPPYRRDLLDSIRPCRALLEAGVGTGALLGGLCEKAPLVVAVDHSAAMLEKARERADEECLEGVDFRLGELSHLPLSDGEVEVALLNMVLHHSPRPAVVFKELSRVLSPTGVLVIADLRRHDMEWVRERLADQWLGFERSELEGWLAAGGFQVERYRDIDSPGGQGVFLLSARKDGPV